Proteins encoded in a region of the Polycladomyces subterraneus genome:
- a CDS encoding LrgB family protein translates to MIGWTTAAGLLGTIALYAVCKWVYRRKPIIWLSPVVVTPIILIVWLKGWGIPYAQYHQGAKWLTDLLQPATVAFAVPMYRYLPILKKHGRVIVTSVGVGSFVAIISTLILSAVVGINRLITLSLIPRSVTTPIAMETAKIEGGVPSLTAAFVIATGVIGYVSAPFLIRLLRIRNPIAKGVMIGTAAHGIGTSKAFELDEQVGTVSSLSLIVAGLVTVAMVQMGKGWF, encoded by the coding sequence GTGATCGGATGGACAACGGCGGCTGGCCTGCTGGGCACTATTGCCCTTTATGCCGTTTGCAAATGGGTGTATCGCCGCAAGCCGATCATCTGGCTGTCACCGGTGGTGGTGACACCGATCATCCTGATCGTATGGCTGAAAGGGTGGGGAATCCCCTACGCACAATATCATCAGGGGGCGAAATGGCTGACCGACCTGTTGCAACCGGCCACCGTCGCCTTTGCCGTTCCCATGTACAGATATCTCCCCATATTAAAAAAGCATGGAAGGGTGATCGTCACCAGTGTGGGGGTTGGATCGTTCGTCGCCATCATTTCCACCCTGATCCTGTCCGCCGTCGTTGGGATCAACCGGCTGATCACCTTGAGCCTGATCCCCCGGTCCGTCACCACCCCCATCGCAATGGAAACAGCCAAAATCGAGGGAGGCGTACCCTCTCTCACTGCGGCCTTCGTCATCGCCACAGGCGTCATCGGCTATGTCAGTGCCCCATTTCTCATCCGCTTGCTGCGCATCCGAAACCCGATCGCCAAAGGGGTGATGATCGGTACAGCCGCGCACGGCATCGGTACATCCAAGGCGTTTGAGCTGGATGAGCAAGTGGGCACCGTCTCCAGTCTGTCGCTGATCGTAGCTGGTTTGGTGACGGTGGCCATGGTGCAGATGGGCAAAGGGTGGTTTTGA
- a CDS encoding CidA/LrgA family protein, protein MKVLRIAAQVLLIHAFFLMGEGFVHLSGLPIPGNLAGLGFLFAGLCLGWIKISWVEEGARWLLAELLLFFIPSAVGIVQYPQVMSIHGLPVWLTIAVGTVFVMACTGLLADRLNRLNQQNREVTES, encoded by the coding sequence GTGAAAGTACTCCGTATTGCGGCACAAGTATTATTGATTCATGCATTTTTTCTGATGGGGGAAGGATTCGTCCATTTGTCCGGGCTGCCGATCCCCGGTAATTTAGCAGGATTGGGATTCCTTTTTGCGGGGCTTTGTTTGGGGTGGATCAAAATCTCATGGGTTGAGGAGGGCGCCCGTTGGCTGTTGGCGGAACTGCTTCTTTTCTTTATCCCTTCCGCCGTCGGAATCGTGCAATATCCGCAGGTGATGAGCATCCACGGTTTGCCCGTCTGGCTTACGATTGCGGTCGGCACCGTTTTCGTAATGGCTTGCACCGGCTTGCTGGCCGACCGGCTAAACCGGCTAAATCAGCAAAACCGGGAGGTGACGGAATCGTGA
- a CDS encoding class I SAM-dependent methyltransferase, with protein MKVTDYSRIADRYDQNPYRRQIEPDEVLKWYFAQHSDREFRVLDLACGTGLYLQKQLHAFASMSVEWYGLDASQAMLDQAERRVPNVRLIQGLAEEMPYEPESFDVIVNHYAFHHFTEKSRVLDEVTRVLKKNGMFKMHNIAIHEMRQWWVYQYFPSAYFEDLKRFWPKDLIYRELSVRGFQVELDIRYRMTPKRLAECIQYARNRDISVLTLIDEKDYQAGVERLETEFNRDPEASIVQDFAEMHLIALKK; from the coding sequence GTGAAAGTTACAGATTATTCCCGGATTGCGGACCGATATGATCAAAATCCATACCGTCGGCAAATTGAACCAGATGAGGTCTTGAAGTGGTATTTTGCCCAACATTCTGATCGAGAATTTCGCGTGCTGGACTTGGCATGTGGTACGGGGTTATATCTGCAAAAACAATTACATGCCTTTGCATCGATGTCGGTTGAATGGTACGGGTTAGATGCATCGCAAGCCATGTTGGATCAAGCGGAAAGGAGGGTACCAAACGTCCGGCTGATTCAAGGATTGGCCGAAGAAATGCCATACGAACCGGAGAGCTTTGATGTGATAGTGAACCATTATGCTTTTCATCATTTCACCGAAAAGTCGAGGGTGCTGGATGAGGTCACTCGTGTATTGAAGAAAAACGGCATGTTCAAAATGCATAACATCGCCATCCATGAAATGCGGCAATGGTGGGTGTATCAATACTTTCCTTCGGCGTATTTTGAGGATTTGAAGAGATTTTGGCCAAAAGACCTCATTTATCGTGAATTATCTGTCAGAGGTTTTCAGGTTGAACTGGACATCCGTTATAGAATGACTCCTAAGCGGCTGGCCGAATGCATACAGTATGCTCGCAATAGGGATATTTCCGTATTGACATTGATAGATGAAAAAGACTATCAAGCAGGGGTAGAGAGATTGGAAACGGAGTTCAACCGCGATCCCGAAGCCAGCATCGTACAAGATTTCGCAGAAATGCACTTAATTGCTTTAAAAAAATAA